A region of Armatimonadota bacterium DNA encodes the following proteins:
- a CDS encoding CHC2 zinc finger domain-containing protein: MVEAGFDNVREYYQIVTDIDIGLVARELLAGRITQQSEKLLQCDCPNHKSQSHRSLHIQIDKQCWFCFGCGIGGDVLQLAEFVQSGRITVGVTGPMPESHRQARDYLAEKAGLPPLANYGLSPEKIAQTEAARAFGLRVQSALTAVARYYNERLKASPKVLEWFTRHYGISLETIDSLLIGYSDGTPYTDGQGGKHPGIISALTSGDDPFTFRELAATGAFNPTSNDDLVPAFNNRITFPYWSRGRVVFMIGRKTPWTPESNWEQGKYKKLKCRDEHSRKHIAPCISNSFLYNEDCLTARPERVIITEGVTDCISLMERDFATVSPVTVQIKEDDWKRILPKLAGVKTVYICQDNEVSEVGLKGSLRTARHLASAGIETRLVVLPLEEKHTTARSALKERFGLDSAVGPRELAKRLAGKPPEQVKEAEGLFADAKVDVNEFFVAGHSAEDFESLLASAVTPLEYSIDRIPSGLPETERNRLLTPILCEVADLPPLDQSRELRRIVERCGRDGLSIGVLKEQMKALQKDKQARLRQERRQEKRISTAPAGSCRACVEQVLLDSEAETGSADYSKAAEATYDWFMSHGARFFKTRHGEPFMFYDDVMLWMDSSERARKRVYSSVIFNATGLVSATTGGRIFLEVLANLAAIRGEVRDQLSWLHTDVANNTVYFNLNNERREIAKITPDGVEIMKNGSNTDGIILEASDKIDPITFIPDMDNDEADRLIMELVGENLTCSPSNRFLILAWLSCFLLIDFAGTRPMIRFEGSSASGKTSAAKLITALLYGQPQQKKATDAANYSDAARNPLISLDNVESNDVTEDFVNFLLTSITGIAKEKRKAGSDTETVIERPRCLINTTGIEPLATDLTEILSRSFILKFELGEATGNCFLEAKVLAKIRQHRDEMLSVIMKRTSWVLRMLQDGGQERVMTLLHRNLGNHSKRRCNDYLSLMYLMGIAGMPEADVKVAMESIDSRFADIVTSLNAITEDAARDSNPIATALVGLFKAYASAVRADEQSYGFPPSRSAKTVFLERYQIEFADENSLKGVLARDLFIALKRVAKEYGLAFNMISVQQFAQRFANDMDTVRTAGFEITVNQLAHRVRTYDIALLR, encoded by the coding sequence ATGGTGGAGGCGGGATTCGACAATGTAAGAGAGTACTACCAGATCGTAACCGACATCGACATCGGGCTTGTCGCAAGGGAGCTTCTTGCCGGACGGATCACCCAGCAGTCCGAGAAGCTGCTTCAGTGCGACTGCCCGAACCACAAGAGCCAGTCCCATCGTTCTCTGCATATACAAATCGACAAACAGTGCTGGTTCTGCTTTGGCTGTGGAATCGGCGGCGACGTGCTGCAGCTTGCCGAGTTCGTGCAGTCCGGGCGCATCACTGTGGGTGTGACCGGTCCAATGCCTGAGTCTCACCGGCAGGCGCGGGACTACCTTGCCGAAAAAGCCGGACTTCCACCGCTCGCAAACTACGGACTCTCGCCGGAAAAGATAGCCCAGACCGAGGCCGCCCGCGCGTTCGGGCTTCGTGTCCAGTCTGCGCTCACGGCTGTCGCCCGCTATTATAACGAACGTCTGAAAGCATCACCCAAGGTGCTGGAGTGGTTCACGCGGCACTATGGCATATCGCTTGAGACAATAGACTCGCTTCTCATTGGGTATTCTGACGGGACGCCATATACTGACGGCCAGGGCGGTAAGCATCCAGGAATAATATCCGCGCTCACCAGTGGTGATGACCCATTTACATTTCGGGAACTCGCTGCGACCGGCGCTTTCAATCCGACCAGCAATGACGATCTGGTTCCCGCATTCAATAATCGGATCACATTTCCTTACTGGAGCCGTGGGCGCGTTGTATTTATGATAGGGCGCAAGACTCCATGGACGCCGGAGAGTAATTGGGAGCAGGGCAAGTACAAGAAGCTCAAGTGCCGCGACGAACACTCCCGCAAGCACATAGCACCGTGCATCAGCAACAGCTTTCTCTACAACGAGGACTGTCTGACGGCGCGGCCGGAGCGCGTAATCATCACCGAGGGTGTGACTGACTGTATTTCCCTGATGGAGCGCGATTTCGCCACGGTTTCTCCGGTCACTGTCCAGATAAAGGAGGACGACTGGAAACGGATACTGCCGAAACTCGCGGGAGTAAAGACGGTCTACATCTGCCAGGACAATGAAGTGTCTGAGGTCGGCCTGAAAGGATCGCTCCGCACGGCGCGTCATCTTGCTTCAGCCGGAATAGAGACTCGCTTGGTGGTCCTTCCGCTTGAAGAAAAGCACACGACGGCACGCAGCGCCCTGAAGGAGCGGTTCGGTCTGGACTCGGCTGTCGGTCCTCGCGAGCTTGCAAAGCGCCTTGCCGGGAAGCCGCCGGAGCAGGTCAAGGAAGCCGAGGGTCTGTTCGCCGATGCCAAAGTGGATGTCAATGAGTTCTTTGTCGCCGGTCATTCAGCGGAGGACTTCGAGTCCCTGCTTGCATCCGCGGTCACGCCGCTCGAATATAGCATCGATAGGATTCCATCGGGGCTACCGGAAACCGAGCGCAACCGGCTCCTTACCCCAATCCTGTGTGAAGTGGCGGATCTGCCACCACTGGATCAGTCTCGAGAACTGCGGCGAATAGTCGAACGCTGCGGCAGAGACGGGCTGTCGATCGGGGTCCTAAAAGAACAGATGAAGGCTCTGCAAAAAGACAAGCAGGCACGGCTGCGCCAGGAGCGCAGGCAAGAGAAGCGGATAAGCACCGCCCCAGCAGGTTCCTGCAGGGCGTGTGTTGAACAGGTTTTGCTGGATTCCGAAGCCGAAACGGGAAGCGCCGATTATTCCAAGGCTGCAGAGGCGACGTATGATTGGTTTATGTCTCATGGCGCGCGCTTTTTCAAGACTCGTCACGGTGAACCATTCATGTTCTATGATGATGTCATGCTTTGGATGGACTCGTCCGAGCGGGCGCGCAAACGCGTGTATTCTTCTGTTATTTTCAACGCGACCGGCCTGGTGTCAGCTACCACTGGCGGGCGCATCTTCTTGGAAGTGCTTGCCAATCTTGCCGCTATTCGCGGTGAGGTTCGGGATCAGTTGTCCTGGCTGCACACCGATGTTGCCAATAACACAGTGTATTTCAACCTGAACAACGAGCGCCGCGAGATCGCTAAGATAACGCCCGATGGTGTAGAAATAATGAAGAATGGGAGTAACACTGACGGGATTATTCTGGAAGCGTCCGACAAAATCGACCCGATAACTTTTATTCCAGATATGGACAACGACGAGGCAGACCGACTTATCATGGAATTGGTGGGCGAGAATCTCACCTGCTCGCCGTCGAACAGGTTCCTTATACTTGCCTGGCTTTCCTGTTTCTTGCTTATCGACTTTGCAGGCACACGTCCCATGATTCGGTTCGAGGGCAGTTCGGCGTCGGGCAAGACATCGGCCGCCAAGCTTATAACTGCCCTTTTGTACGGCCAGCCGCAGCAAAAGAAGGCCACTGATGCTGCCAATTACTCTGATGCTGCACGCAACCCGTTGATTTCACTCGATAATGTGGAGTCCAATGATGTAACGGAGGATTTCGTGAACTTCTTGCTCACTAGTATCACTGGGATTGCCAAGGAAAAACGCAAGGCAGGTTCGGATACCGAGACAGTGATAGAGCGTCCGCGCTGTCTGATAAACACGACCGGCATAGAACCGCTTGCGACCGACCTGACAGAGATTCTTTCACGCTCATTCATCCTGAAGTTCGAACTCGGAGAAGCGACAGGCAATTGTTTTCTTGAGGCCAAGGTACTCGCGAAAATCCGGCAACACAGAGACGAGATGCTTTCAGTCATAATGAAACGCACGAGTTGGGTCTTGAGAATGCTTCAGGATGGTGGTCAGGAACGGGTAATGACATTGCTTCACCGAAACCTGGGAAACCACAGCAAACGGCGCTGCAACGACTATTTGAGCTTGATGTATCTGATGGGTATTGCCGGAATGCCGGAGGCGGACGTCAAGGTCGCGATGGAATCCATAGACTCCAGGTTTGCGGACATAGTAACGTCTCTAAACGCCATAACGGAAGATGCTGCCCGGGATTCCAACCCAATCGCAACCGCACTTGTGGGCCTGTTTAAAGCATACGCAAGCGCAGTACGGGCTGACGAGCAGTCTTACGGGTTTCCGCCGTCGCGGTCTGCGAAAACCGTGTTTCTGGAGCGCTATCAGATCGAGTTTGCCGATGAGAATTCGCTCAAGGGAGTGCTTGCCAGAGATTTGTTCATCGCCTTGAAGCGCGTTGCCAAGGAATATGGTCTTGCTTTCAATATGATCTCGGTGCAGCAGTTCGCTCAGCGGTTTGCCAACGATATGGACACGGTACGGACAGCAGGCTTTGAGATAACCGTGAATCAGCTTGCGCATAGGGTGAGGACGTATGATATTGCGCTATTGCGTTAA